From the genome of Tepidamorphus gemmatus, one region includes:
- the gltX gene encoding glutamate--tRNA ligase, translating to MSNTTPIVTRFAPSPTGFLHIGGARTALFNWLYARGRGGKMLLRIEDTDRERSTDAAIAAILDGLTWLGLDWDGEAISQFERADRHREVVDELLAKGLAYRCYATPEELAQMRELARAEGRPPRYDGRWRDRDPADAPAGVRPAIRLKAPTEGETVVEDRVQGRIVWQNKDLDDLILLRSDGTPTYMLAVVVDDHDMGVTHIIRGDDHLTNAARQTQIYEALGWTVPVMAHIPLIHGPDGAKLSKRHGALGIDAYRAMGYLPAAMRNYLVRLGWSHGDDEVMSTEQMLEWFDLDAIGRAAARFDFAKLENLNGIYMRQTPDEELFRTLLGALPHLRGGEAFEVRLDETKAARVRALMGGLKERAKTLVELLDAAAFLVKDRPLDLDDKAAALLDTNGRGILRELLPALEATPWEAAALEATVRDFANRADRKLGAVAQPLRAALTGRATSPGIFDVLVVLGREESLARIRDQAL from the coding sequence ATGTCCAACACCACGCCGATCGTCACGCGCTTCGCTCCCTCTCCGACCGGGTTCCTGCACATCGGCGGCGCGCGCACCGCGCTGTTCAACTGGCTCTATGCCCGCGGACGCGGCGGGAAGATGCTGCTCAGGATCGAGGACACCGACCGCGAACGCTCGACCGATGCGGCGATCGCGGCGATCCTCGACGGGCTCACCTGGCTCGGCCTGGACTGGGACGGCGAGGCAATTTCGCAGTTCGAGCGTGCCGACCGCCATCGCGAGGTCGTCGACGAACTTCTGGCGAAGGGGCTGGCTTATCGCTGCTATGCCACGCCGGAGGAGCTGGCCCAGATGCGCGAGTTGGCACGCGCCGAGGGGCGGCCGCCGCGCTATGACGGCCGCTGGCGTGACCGCGATCCGGCTGATGCCCCGGCAGGCGTCAGACCTGCGATCCGCCTGAAGGCGCCGACCGAGGGCGAGACGGTGGTCGAGGACCGGGTACAGGGCCGGATCGTCTGGCAGAACAAGGATCTCGACGATCTGATCCTGCTGCGCTCCGACGGCACGCCGACCTACATGCTGGCCGTGGTGGTGGACGACCACGACATGGGCGTGACGCATATCATCCGCGGTGACGATCATCTGACCAACGCCGCGCGCCAGACACAGATCTATGAAGCGCTCGGCTGGACCGTGCCGGTAATGGCGCACATTCCGCTGATCCATGGTCCCGACGGGGCGAAGCTGTCGAAGCGGCACGGTGCACTTGGCATCGATGCCTATCGGGCGATGGGCTATCTGCCTGCTGCCATGCGCAACTATCTCGTCAGGCTCGGCTGGAGCCATGGCGACGACGAGGTGATGTCAACCGAGCAGATGCTGGAATGGTTCGATCTGGACGCGATCGGGCGTGCCGCGGCGCGGTTCGATTTCGCCAAGCTCGAGAACCTCAACGGAATCTACATGCGTCAGACGCCGGACGAAGAACTCTTCCGGACGTTGCTCGGCGCGCTCCCCCACCTGCGGGGCGGCGAGGCGTTCGAGGTGCGTCTCGACGAGACCAAGGCGGCGCGCGTGCGGGCGTTGATGGGCGGGCTCAAGGAACGGGCCAAGACGTTGGTGGAGCTCCTCGACGCGGCTGCCTTCCTGGTGAAGGACCGGCCGCTTGATCTGGATGACAAGGCTGCTGCACTGCTCGACACGAATGGCCGCGGCATTCTGCGCGAATTGCTGCCAGCACTCGAGGCCACGCCGTGGGAGGCAGCCGCCCTGGAGGCAACAGTGCGCGATTTCGCCAACCGGGCCGACCGCAAGCTCGGTGCGGTAGCCCAACCGCTCAGAGCCGCTCTCACCGGGCGAGCAACCTCTCCGGGCATTTTCGATGTGCTGGTTGTACTCGGCCGCGAGGAGAGTCTGGCGCGCATCCGTGACCAGGCACTCTAG
- a CDS encoding ComEC/Rec2 family competence protein, protein MNQVGRGSGRARAATAVGEPSGLRLPALPVLAWSPHWLAERLDAERERLFLWVPVLFATGIAAYFGLPREPSLVAVWLLAAGLGIVWWRVARAGNLAIGWGAAFAASLGLAVATARTAIVAAPVVPAGEWHATVEGRIEAVDLNEDGSVRLAVAPTAIAARGPPFAPPRRLSLWMRYKDVALRPGDHVAFTAILLPPPDAAVPGGFDYARQAFFEAIGGVGYLISRPRHVPESRAPDIRARLSIAASALRDDLAARIMAAVPGRAGAIAAALVTGKRGAIPKADQEALRVSGLAHILAISGLHMMLVVGTLFWSVRTLLAISPSLALNRPIKKWAAATAFVGGAAYLVLSGASIATQRAFVMAAVMLLSVLIDRPAITLRNVALAALLVLVMTPEALTGASFQMSFAATVALVATYETVRQHWQSSGDPVHPAVRFVGRAVFGLALTSLIAGLATAPFGAFHFNRVAVYGLAANLAAMPVVSLLVMPMGLASCLLMPFGLETFPLAAMGFGIDIVLAIAHGVASWPGAVRMVPQMPLAALGLMTVGGLWLALWRTGWRLWGLPALALGGAIALQTAPPDVYINRSGTLVALRTDTGELAFVPRRSTGYEAESWRRHAGIDPTLQAREVLEAPVGAAAESASPSSTAALATGMAGTLTGPAAAIQCDPIGCIASRPGLTLALVRDPAAFSEDCIRADVVVSPFVPPDSCAATALVIGPQQLAVGGATIIRRSGPALLVSTAAERAGIRPWSRRTTEAADTRRITPRSGNGSVNTGE, encoded by the coding sequence ATGAATCAGGTCGGCAGAGGCAGCGGACGCGCCCGGGCGGCGACAGCCGTGGGCGAGCCGTCCGGTCTGCGGTTGCCGGCGCTGCCGGTACTCGCGTGGTCTCCGCACTGGCTCGCCGAACGGCTCGATGCAGAACGGGAACGCCTGTTCCTGTGGGTCCCGGTACTGTTCGCCACCGGCATCGCCGCCTATTTCGGCCTGCCGCGCGAGCCGTCGCTGGTGGCAGTCTGGTTGCTTGCGGCGGGGCTCGGGATCGTCTGGTGGCGCGTCGCCCGTGCCGGTAACCTGGCGATCGGCTGGGGTGCTGCCTTCGCCGCATCGCTCGGGCTCGCCGTTGCCACCGCGCGAACGGCGATCGTCGCCGCCCCGGTCGTACCTGCCGGAGAGTGGCATGCAACGGTCGAAGGGCGGATCGAGGCTGTCGACCTCAACGAGGACGGCAGCGTCCGTCTCGCTGTCGCCCCGACAGCGATCGCAGCGCGGGGGCCGCCATTCGCCCCGCCCCGCCGCCTGTCGCTCTGGATGAGGTACAAGGACGTGGCACTGCGTCCGGGCGATCATGTCGCCTTCACAGCCATCCTCCTGCCGCCGCCCGACGCGGCCGTGCCAGGCGGCTTCGACTATGCCCGACAGGCCTTCTTCGAGGCAATCGGCGGCGTCGGATACCTGATAAGCCGTCCCAGACATGTCCCCGAATCTCGAGCGCCGGATATCCGCGCCCGGCTGTCGATCGCCGCATCTGCCCTGCGCGACGATCTGGCGGCCCGCATCATGGCGGCGGTACCGGGCAGGGCAGGGGCGATCGCCGCCGCGCTCGTCACCGGCAAGCGCGGCGCGATCCCCAAGGCCGACCAGGAGGCACTGAGGGTGTCCGGCCTGGCGCATATCCTCGCGATCTCCGGTCTGCACATGATGCTGGTCGTCGGCACCCTGTTCTGGAGCGTCCGGACCCTGCTGGCGATCTCGCCGTCGCTTGCCCTCAATCGACCGATCAAGAAGTGGGCGGCTGCCACCGCGTTCGTCGGCGGAGCGGCCTATCTGGTACTGTCCGGCGCCTCGATTGCGACGCAGCGTGCGTTTGTCATGGCGGCGGTCATGCTGCTGTCGGTGCTCATCGATCGGCCAGCGATCACACTGCGCAATGTCGCGCTGGCCGCGCTGCTGGTTCTCGTGATGACGCCGGAGGCATTGACCGGCGCGAGCTTCCAGATGTCCTTTGCCGCGACCGTGGCGCTGGTCGCGACCTATGAGACGGTCCGCCAGCATTGGCAATCCTCGGGCGATCCTGTCCACCCGGCGGTACGTTTTGTCGGGCGCGCCGTGTTCGGCCTCGCTCTGACCTCGCTCATCGCGGGACTGGCGACCGCGCCCTTCGGGGCCTTCCACTTCAACCGGGTGGCCGTCTACGGCCTGGCCGCCAACCTTGCCGCCATGCCGGTGGTCAGCCTGCTCGTCATGCCGATGGGGCTCGCGTCCTGCCTGCTCATGCCGTTCGGTCTCGAGACCTTCCCGCTGGCGGCAATGGGGTTCGGGATCGACATTGTTCTGGCCATCGCGCACGGCGTCGCCTCATGGCCGGGCGCCGTGCGCATGGTGCCGCAGATGCCGCTGGCCGCGCTCGGGCTGATGACCGTCGGCGGCCTGTGGCTGGCGCTCTGGCGGACCGGCTGGCGCCTGTGGGGGCTCCCCGCCCTCGCCCTTGGGGGCGCAATCGCGCTGCAGACGGCACCGCCCGACGTCTACATCAACCGCAGCGGCACCCTGGTCGCGCTGCGCACAGACACGGGCGAGCTGGCTTTCGTCCCCCGCCGAAGCACCGGCTACGAGGCCGAAAGCTGGCGTCGACATGCGGGGATCGACCCGACCCTGCAGGCGCGCGAAGTCCTCGAAGCGCCGGTCGGTGCCGCGGCGGAATCAGCATCGCCGAGCAGCACGGCAGCGCTGGCAACCGGCATGGCCGGTACGCTGACCGGCCCAGCCGCGGCCATCCAGTGCGATCCTATCGGCTGCATTGCTTCCCGGCCTGGCCTGACGCTGGCCCTGGTGCGCGATCCGGCCGCATTTTCCGAGGATTGCATCCGGGCCGATGTCGTGGTCAGCCCCTTCGTGCCGCCGGATAGCTGCGCGGCAACCGCGCTGGTCATCGGTCCGCAGCAACTGGCCGTCGGTGGCGCCACGATCATCCGCCGGTCCGGACCCGCGCTCCTCGTCTCTACCGCCGCCGAACGGGCCGGCATCCGCCCGTGGAGCCGCCGCACTACCGAGGCGGCTGACACGCGACGGATCACGCCGCGCAGCGGCAACGGGTCGGTCAATACTGGCGAATGA
- a CDS encoding transmembrane 220 family protein: protein MRVLHGALCLMLLLFAALQYNDPDPEIWIPIYAIPGILAGIAAGRPHAVQHGALRSVVLAVTVLALLGVYHYWPQTQHFWKIDVWWQDEAAREGLGAMIVAVTMLAVAIPALLRR, encoded by the coding sequence ATGCGGGTGCTCCATGGCGCGCTGTGTCTGATGCTGCTGCTGTTTGCTGCCCTGCAATACAACGATCCGGATCCGGAGATCTGGATCCCGATCTACGCCATTCCCGGCATACTCGCCGGCATAGCGGCGGGGAGACCGCACGCCGTGCAGCACGGAGCTCTGCGCTCCGTCGTTCTGGCCGTAACGGTTCTTGCGCTGCTCGGCGTCTATCATTACTGGCCACAAACCCAGCATTTCTGGAAGATCGACGTGTGGTGGCAGGATGAGGCGGCACGCGAAGGATTGGGCGCGATGATCGTCGCCGTCACCATGCTGGCCGTCGCAATTCCTGCTCTTCTGCGACGCTGA
- a CDS encoding UbiA family prenyltransferase translates to MKLSIALRLGRVSNLPTVWTNTLAALVLAGSPAAGWTTLLLILAVSLAYIGGMYLNDAFDAEIDARERPERPIPSGLAERRTVFVAGYAMLAACIILLGAIGIKGGTGLAPAFGGVVLAGAIVLYDINHKGNRFGPLLMGLCRALVYVAAGLAVTPVLPPPLWAAALAMLCYVAGLTYTAKQESLGRVESMWPLAVLGLPWAYGLWLSIATPITIVFLALLTILMGVTLRLLFRRGPGEVPRAVVTLIAGIALLDAVFLAAAGAVATAIVAVVLFALTLVAQRYVPGT, encoded by the coding sequence ATGAAGCTCTCCATCGCGCTGCGGCTTGGCCGCGTTTCCAACCTGCCGACGGTCTGGACCAACACGCTCGCCGCCTTGGTGCTCGCAGGTTCCCCTGCCGCGGGATGGACGACCCTGCTGCTGATACTCGCCGTTTCGCTTGCCTACATTGGCGGCATGTATCTGAACGATGCCTTCGACGCCGAGATCGACGCCCGCGAGCGACCCGAGCGGCCGATCCCCTCGGGTCTTGCCGAACGGCGCACCGTATTCGTCGCCGGCTACGCCATGCTCGCTGCCTGCATCATCCTGCTCGGCGCGATCGGCATCAAGGGCGGCACCGGTCTGGCGCCGGCGTTCGGTGGCGTTGTGCTCGCCGGTGCCATCGTCCTCTACGACATCAACCACAAGGGCAATCGCTTCGGCCCGTTGTTGATGGGACTGTGCCGCGCCCTGGTCTATGTCGCCGCAGGACTGGCCGTCACGCCGGTACTGCCGCCGCCGTTGTGGGCCGCTGCGCTCGCCATGCTGTGCTACGTCGCGGGCCTTACCTATACCGCCAAGCAGGAATCGCTCGGGCGGGTGGAGTCGATGTGGCCTCTGGCCGTGCTGGGCCTCCCTTGGGCGTACGGGCTGTGGCTGTCGATCGCGACCCCGATCACGATCGTGTTCCTGGCATTGCTGACGATCCTCATGGGCGTGACGCTGCGGCTGCTGTTCCGTCGTGGACCGGGCGAAGTCCCAAGAGCCGTCGTGACCCTGATCGCGGGAATCGCGCTTCTCGACGCCGTGTTCCTCGCCGCCGCCGGCGCAGTCGCAACCGCCATCGTCGCGGTCGTGCTGTTTGCGCTGACGCTGGTCGCTCAGCGCTACGTGCCGGGGACGTAG
- the gltA gene encoding citrate synthase codes for MSTETATLSFRDKTYEFPVYKGTVGPDVIDISQLYGRSHAFTYDPGFTSTASCESKITYIDGDEGILLYRGYPIEQLAEHGDFLETCYLLLYGELPTQAQKADFDHRVTHHTMVHEQMTRFYSGFRRDAHPMAVMVGVVGALSAFYHDSTDISDPYQRMVASVRMIAKMPTIAAMAYKYHIGQPFMYPRNSLDYASNFLHMCFAVPCEEYKVNPVLARAMDRIFILHADHEQNASTSTVRLAGSSGANPFACIAAGIACLWGPAHGGANEAALSMLAEIGTVDRIPEFIARAKDKNDPFRLMGFGHRVYKNYDPRAKIMQKTCHEVLAEVGIKDDPLLDVALELERIALQDDYFIEKKLYPNIDFYSGITLKALGFPTSMFTVLFAVARTVGWIAQWKEMIEDPKQKIGRPRQLYTGATRRDYIPASMRK; via the coding sequence ATGAGCACCGAAACCGCGACACTCTCGTTCCGCGACAAGACCTACGAGTTTCCGGTCTACAAGGGCACGGTCGGGCCCGACGTGATCGACATCTCGCAACTCTACGGGAGAAGCCACGCCTTCACCTACGATCCGGGCTTCACCTCCACGGCGAGCTGCGAATCGAAGATCACCTATATCGACGGCGACGAAGGCATCCTGCTGTATCGCGGCTACCCCATCGAGCAGCTCGCCGAGCATGGCGACTTTCTCGAGACCTGCTACCTGCTGCTCTACGGGGAGCTGCCGACCCAGGCACAGAAGGCCGATTTCGACCACCGGGTCACGCACCACACGATGGTTCACGAACAGATGACCCGGTTCTATTCGGGTTTTCGTCGTGATGCCCATCCGATGGCGGTGATGGTCGGCGTGGTCGGCGCGCTGTCGGCCTTCTACCACGACTCCACCGACATCTCCGATCCATACCAGCGCATGGTGGCGAGCGTGCGGATGATCGCCAAGATGCCGACGATCGCGGCGATGGCCTACAAGTACCATATCGGCCAGCCGTTCATGTATCCGCGCAACTCGCTCGACTATGCCTCGAACTTCCTGCACATGTGCTTTGCGGTGCCGTGCGAGGAATACAAGGTGAACCCGGTCCTTGCGCGCGCGATGGACCGCATCTTCATCCTGCACGCCGATCACGAGCAGAACGCCTCGACGTCGACCGTCCGGCTTGCCGGCTCCTCCGGCGCCAATCCGTTCGCCTGCATCGCGGCCGGCATCGCCTGTCTGTGGGGGCCTGCGCATGGCGGTGCGAACGAGGCGGCGCTCAGCATGCTTGCCGAGATCGGCACGGTCGACCGCATTCCGGAATTCATCGCCCGCGCCAAGGACAAGAACGACCCGTTCCGCCTGATGGGTTTCGGCCACCGGGTCTACAAGAACTACGACCCGCGCGCCAAGATCATGCAGAAGACGTGTCACGAGGTACTGGCCGAGGTCGGCATCAAGGACGATCCTCTCCTTGACGTCGCGCTCGAACTGGAACGGATCGCGCTTCAGGACGACTACTTCATCGAGAAGAAGCTCTACCCGAACATCGACTTCTACTCGGGCATCACCCTCAAGGCGCTCGGCTTCCCCACGTCGATGTTCACGGTCCTGTTCGCCGTGGCGCGCACGGTCGGATGGATTGCGCAGTGGAAAGAGATGATCGAGGACCCGAAGCAGAAGATCGGTCGTCCTCGCCAGCTTTACACCGGCGCGACCCGCCGGGACTACATCCCGGCGTCCATGCGCAAGTAG
- the lexA gene encoding transcriptional repressor LexA: MLTRKQYELLMFIHERLKEAGVPPSFDEMKEALDLKSKSGIHRLITALEERGFIRRLPHRARALEIIRMPESVAPGLAGARTRGFAPSVIEGSLGKPPAAAPLPQPQAVSEDRTVAIEIPVMGRIAAGTPISAIQTQSHTIHVPPEMVARGEHFALEVRGDSMIEAGILDGDTVIIRRTDAADTGDIVVALIDDDEATLKRLRRKGASIALEAANPAYETRIFGPDRVRIQGRLVGLIRQY, from the coding sequence ATGCTGACGCGCAAGCAGTACGAGCTTCTCATGTTCATTCACGAGAGGCTGAAGGAGGCCGGCGTACCCCCCTCCTTCGATGAGATGAAGGAAGCCCTTGATTTGAAGTCCAAATCCGGCATCCACCGGCTCATTACCGCGCTGGAGGAGCGGGGCTTCATCCGCAGGCTGCCGCATCGCGCGCGGGCGCTCGAGATCATCCGGATGCCCGAATCGGTCGCGCCGGGGCTGGCGGGCGCGCGGACGCGCGGCTTTGCGCCGAGCGTCATCGAGGGAAGTCTCGGCAAACCGCCGGCGGCCGCCCCGTTGCCGCAGCCGCAGGCTGTTTCCGAGGACCGGACGGTTGCCATCGAGATTCCCGTGATGGGTCGGATTGCAGCCGGTACTCCGATCTCGGCCATCCAGACCCAGAGCCATACGATCCACGTCCCTCCCGAAATGGTCGCCCGCGGCGAGCACTTCGCGCTGGAGGTCCGTGGCGACTCGATGATCGAGGCGGGTATTCTCGACGGCGATACGGTCATCATCCGCCGCACCGACGCCGCCGATACAGGAGACATCGTCGTCGCGCTGATCGACGATGACGAGGCGACACTGAAGCGCCTGCGCCGCAAGGGTGCTTCGATTGCGCTCGAGGCTGCCAATCCGGCCTATGAGACGCGGATCTTCGGTCCTGACAGGGTTCGCATCCAGGGTCGACTGGTCGGCCTCATTCGCCAGTATTGA
- a CDS encoding nucleotide pyrophosphatase/phosphodiesterase family protein, translating into MKPVLVLLVVGLSPSLVGPHTPKLAAFARRSALRPLTTVLPSVTCTAQSTLLTGLMPSGHGAVANGWYFRDLSEIWLWRQSNRLIAGEKVWEAGRRRDPRFTCAKMFWWYNMYSSADWSATPRPMYLADGRKIPDHYTHPPALHDELDAKLGQFPLFRFWGPATDISSSQWIAGATKHVMATRDPTLTLCYLPHLDYDLQRFGPDLAHPDVKKSLADIDRVAGELIDAAEAAGRTVIVVSEYGITPVTDAVHVNRALREAGLLAVRVERGRELLDAGASRAFALADHQVAHVYVQDPADVAAVRTLLEGLDGVETVLDAEGKRASGLDHPRSGELVAVSRADRWFSYYYWLDDARAPDFARTVEIHRKPGYDPVELFLDPAIGIPKLAVGWRLAKRMIGMRSLMDVISLKDTRLVKGSHGRLTDDPADGPLVISPRTDLMPDGAVAATDFKELVLAHVFE; encoded by the coding sequence ATGAAACCCGTTCTCGTCCTGCTCGTGGTGGGCCTCAGTCCCTCGCTCGTCGGCCCGCATACGCCGAAGCTCGCGGCCTTCGCAAGGCGCAGCGCGCTGCGTCCGCTGACCACCGTACTGCCCTCCGTCACCTGTACCGCGCAGTCGACGCTGCTGACAGGCCTGATGCCGTCGGGGCACGGCGCAGTGGCGAACGGCTGGTACTTCCGCGACCTCTCCGAGATCTGGCTGTGGCGCCAGTCGAACCGCCTCATCGCAGGCGAGAAGGTCTGGGAGGCGGGGCGACGACGCGATCCCCGCTTCACCTGTGCCAAGATGTTCTGGTGGTACAACATGTATTCCTCGGCCGACTGGAGCGCGACGCCCCGGCCGATGTATCTCGCCGACGGGCGCAAGATCCCCGATCACTACACGCATCCGCCGGCGCTGCACGACGAGCTCGACGCGAAACTGGGCCAGTTTCCGCTGTTCAGGTTCTGGGGCCCGGCGACCGACATCTCCTCTTCGCAATGGATCGCCGGTGCGACGAAACACGTCATGGCGACGCGCGACCCGACCCTGACGCTGTGCTATCTTCCCCACCTCGACTATGACCTGCAGCGGTTCGGGCCCGATCTCGCCCATCCCGACGTCAAGAAGTCGCTCGCCGATATCGACCGTGTCGCCGGCGAGCTGATCGACGCCGCCGAGGCAGCCGGCCGGACGGTCATCGTCGTGTCAGAGTATGGCATCACGCCCGTCACCGACGCGGTTCACGTCAACCGGGCCCTGCGCGAGGCGGGCCTGCTCGCGGTGCGCGTCGAGCGCGGGCGGGAGCTGCTTGATGCCGGCGCCTCGCGGGCCTTTGCGCTCGCCGATCACCAGGTCGCGCATGTCTATGTGCAGGACCCGGCCGATGTTGCCGCCGTCCGGACCCTGCTCGAAGGCCTCGACGGTGTCGAGACCGTGCTCGACGCGGAGGGCAAGCGCGCCAGCGGCCTCGATCATCCACGGTCGGGCGAGCTCGTTGCAGTGTCACGTGCCGACCGCTGGTTCAGCTACTACTACTGGCTGGACGACGCCCGCGCGCCTGATTTCGCGCGAACGGTCGAGATACACCGCAAGCCGGGCTACGATCCCGTCGAGCTGTTTCTGGATCCCGCGATCGGCATCCCGAAGCTTGCCGTCGGTTGGCGGTTGGCCAAACGCATGATCGGGATGCGCAGCCTGATGGATGTGATCTCGCTCAAGGACACCCGGCTGGTGAAGGGGTCGCACGGCCGCCTCACCGACGATCCTGCCGATGGGCCGCTGGTCATCTCGCCGCGCACCGATCTGATGCCAGACGGGGCGGTGGCTGCGACCGACTTCAAGGAGCTGGTCCTGGCGCACGTGTTCGAGTAG
- a CDS encoding 3-dehydroquinate synthase, translated as MGRVRGRVSPATETYRQEFTVSYSYPVVFTRRLFDPDNTVLRDTLARLEPAKRHRCFVVIDDGLVETMPELPGLIEDYARAHRDSIDLVAPPHPVPGGERIKVDLHFVERIQQRLYEHHIDRHSYVIAIGGGAVLDAVGLVSSTTHRGVRHVRVPTTVLAQNDSGVGVKNGVNLNGVKNFVGTFAPPFAVLNDLDFVLMLPERDKIAGMAEAVKVALIRDRSFFEWLEANVDELTLYWPDAMAYMIRRCAELHMIQIARGGDPFETGSVRPLDFGHWSAHRLEALTRYHLRHGEAVAIGIALDSRYSVLAGLLPEGDDIRIACLLETLGFRLWHSALDTRDSDGERSVLRGLREFQEHLGGELTVTLLTAIGTGHEVHEMDAGLIGRAIDWLRERAGA; from the coding sequence ATGGGCCGGGTTCGTGGGCGCGTTTCGCCGGCGACGGAGACCTACCGCCAGGAGTTCACCGTCTCCTACAGCTATCCCGTCGTGTTCACACGCCGGCTGTTCGATCCCGACAATACCGTGCTGCGCGATACATTGGCGCGGCTCGAGCCCGCCAAGCGCCATCGCTGCTTCGTCGTCATCGACGACGGCCTGGTCGAAACCATGCCGGAATTGCCTGGGCTGATCGAAGACTATGCCCGCGCGCATCGCGACAGCATCGACCTGGTAGCGCCGCCACATCCGGTTCCGGGCGGCGAACGCATAAAGGTCGATCTGCATTTCGTTGAAAGGATCCAGCAGCGGCTCTACGAGCATCACATCGACCGTCATTCCTATGTGATCGCCATCGGCGGCGGCGCGGTACTCGATGCGGTCGGCCTCGTCTCGTCGACGACCCATCGCGGCGTTCGTCACGTCCGCGTGCCGACGACGGTCCTCGCCCAGAATGACTCCGGAGTCGGCGTCAAGAACGGGGTCAACCTGAACGGGGTCAAGAACTTCGTCGGGACCTTCGCGCCGCCGTTCGCAGTCCTGAACGACCTCGATTTCGTGCTGATGCTGCCGGAGCGCGACAAGATCGCCGGCATGGCCGAGGCCGTGAAGGTCGCGCTTATCCGCGACCGCAGCTTCTTTGAATGGCTCGAGGCCAATGTCGACGAGCTGACCCTCTACTGGCCGGACGCGATGGCCTACATGATCCGCCGCTGCGCGGAGCTGCACATGATCCAGATCGCACGGGGCGGCGATCCTTTTGAGACCGGAAGCGTGCGGCCACTGGATTTCGGGCATTGGTCCGCGCATCGGCTGGAGGCCCTGACGCGGTATCATCTGCGCCATGGCGAGGCGGTGGCCATCGGGATCGCGCTCGATTCGCGGTATTCGGTGCTGGCCGGACTGCTTCCGGAGGGGGACGATATCCGCATCGCCTGTCTGCTCGAGACCCTGGGATTCCGCCTCTGGCATTCCGCGCTCGACACGCGCGACAGCGACGGCGAACGCTCGGTACTGCGGGGGCTGCGGGAGTTCCAGGAACATCTCGGCGGGGAGCTGACCGTGACGCTCCTCACCGCGATTGGCACCGGCCATGAAGTCCACGAGATGGATGCCGGCCTGATCGGCCGGGCGATCGACTGGCTGCGCGAGCGGGCTGGAGCCTGA
- the eboE gene encoding metabolite traffic protein EboE, which translates to MRLGREGESGPDLGHLTYCTNIHPGESWPEMAAALSAHVPAIKGAVSPGAPFGLGLRIAADAAATLGTAGARAELADLLAETDTYLFTINGFPFGAFHGKRVKENVYAPDWSTSERLAYTDGLADLLAAFLPEHVAMGSISTVPVTFRGWADAARLEAAVENLISHAALLIDIERERGRHIALALEPEPCCYLETIEETVRFFEDRLFVRSARRRLADRARMSMAGTEAALRRHLGVCYDVCHAAVEFEDAAGSLALLERAGITIPKLQLSSALRIAAIDGTAAAALKPFEEPVYLHQVVERTPDGLTRYLDLPDALASVHGAEGREWRVHFHVPVFLAELEAFSTTQDFLGQVIARHRDRPVSQHLEVETYTWDVLPPEYRTVDVGAAIARELNWVLGELRA; encoded by the coding sequence ATGCGTCTGGGGCGGGAAGGCGAGTCGGGGCCGGATCTCGGGCATCTGACCTACTGCACGAACATCCATCCCGGCGAATCCTGGCCAGAGATGGCCGCTGCGCTGTCCGCGCATGTGCCGGCGATCAAGGGAGCGGTCTCGCCCGGGGCCCCGTTCGGACTCGGCCTGCGCATCGCCGCCGACGCGGCTGCGACGCTCGGGACTGCGGGCGCGCGCGCGGAACTCGCCGATCTCCTGGCAGAGACGGACACATATCTGTTCACCATCAACGGCTTTCCCTTCGGCGCCTTTCACGGCAAGCGCGTCAAGGAGAACGTCTACGCCCCTGACTGGTCGACCTCGGAACGGCTCGCCTATACCGACGGACTCGCCGATCTGCTCGCCGCGTTCCTGCCGGAGCATGTCGCGATGGGCTCGATCAGCACGGTGCCCGTTACGTTTCGCGGCTGGGCCGACGCGGCCCGTCTCGAGGCCGCAGTCGAGAACCTGATCAGCCACGCGGCACTGCTGATCGACATCGAGCGCGAACGCGGCCGGCATATCGCGCTGGCGCTTGAGCCCGAGCCCTGCTGCTATCTCGAGACCATCGAGGAGACCGTTCGCTTCTTCGAGGATCGGCTGTTCGTGCGATCTGCCCGCCGTCGTCTGGCGGATCGGGCCCGAATGTCGATGGCGGGCACGGAAGCTGCACTCAGGCGACATCTCGGCGTCTGCTACGACGTCTGCCATGCCGCCGTTGAATTCGAGGATGCGGCCGGCAGTCTGGCGCTGCTCGAGCGTGCGGGAATCACCATACCGAAGCTGCAACTGTCCTCCGCGCTGAGGATCGCCGCTATCGACGGCACGGCCGCCGCCGCGCTGAAGCCCTTCGAGGAACCGGTCTACCTGCACCAGGTCGTCGAACGGACGCCGGACGGTCTGACGCGCTATCTCGACCTGCCGGATGCCCTGGCCTCGGTGCACGGCGCCGAGGGTCGCGAATGGCGCGTCCATTTCCACGTGCCGGTGTTCCTCGCCGAACTCGAGGCCTTCTCGACGACGCAGGACTTCCTCGGACAGGTCATCGCCCGCCACCGCGATCGCCCTGTATCGCAGCATCTCGAGGTCGAAACCTACACATGGGACGTACTGCCGCCCGAATACCGGACGGTCGACGTCGGGGCGGCGATCGCACGGGAGCTCAACTGGGTGCTTGGCGAGCTGCGCGCATGA